A segment of the Deltaproteobacteria bacterium genome:
CCTCGCGGATCAGCTCCGCGGCGCGCTTCACGTCCTGGTCGATGCCGACGTAGAAGTCCATCGGGACCTGCATCTCGAGCGCGCCGTAGTTCCCGCTCGCGGTGACGTCGGTGAGGATCTTGTTGTTCGGGATGGTGATCACGTTGTGGTCGAGAGTGTTCATCCGCACGCTGCGGAGCCCGATCCTGATGATGTCCCCATACTGGCCTGCATAGCCGACGCGATCACCGACCTGAAAGGGCCGATCGAAGAGAATCGTGATCCCGGCGATGAACGCGGCCACGAGGTCGCGCATGGCGAACCCGACGGCGAAGGCCATCGCGCCGCCGATTACTGTCACGGCCGTCGATTCGAGCCGGACACTCAGACCGAGGGCGATGCCGGCGGTGGTGAGCACGATGATGAAGCGCGTGATGGATTCGAGCTTCTGGACGGTGGGGCGCCGGTTCGTGAAGCGTTTGGCCAGACGATCCGAGACGTTTCCGACGATGCGCAGCGCGATCATCGCGCCAACGATGATCAGCACGGAGAAGGCGACGCCGCCCCAGCGTACCGCTCCGGCAAGCTTGCCGAGGTCCGGGAGCTCCTGAGCGTATGCGGTGGCAGGAGCCAGGAGCCCCGTTGCGCTCAGCGCGGCGGTCCAGCGCGCGATTTTCATGGTGGCGTTCCTCCTCTGGACGGTCAACGGCTGGCGGGAAGCAGGTGGCGCCGCTGCAACAGACGCGTGACGGCGCGGTACCAGCCCCAGGTCACGCGGTATCGGCCCTCAAGGTCTTCGAAATACCCTCGGGCCAGGCCATAGCGGAGAGCGCTCGCGACCTGGGCATCGGGGAGCATCGTGGCTCGCACGAGGTCCGCGGGCAGCGCCAGCTCGAGTCGGAGCACCGAGCGGAGCACGAAGACGACGTCGTCGGGAAGCCTCTCGAGGTCCACCGTGTCGGGGGCCTTGAAGAGCTTGACGAAGACCGTGCCCTCATCGTCGACGCCGAGGGACCGTCGCCACATGTGCAGCGCCACTCCCGGGTTGCCGGCGGAGTAGTCCCAGATCATGCGGTAATAGCTCGCCTCCGTTCGGGCGAGTGCCTCCTCTCGTTCGATCTCGTCGGCGTCGCCGGGGAGCTGCTCGAGCAGGTGATCAAACCGTGGCTCGATTCCGGCCTCGCGGGACCGCGTTTGCAGCAACGCCACGACGTCGGGCTCGCGCCAGATCGGCAGGGTCATCACGTCGTCGAAGGTCGGTCGCTCACCGCGGGCCCGGAGAAAGAAGCGCCAGATGGTCGCGTCGAGCGCCAGGACCCAGGCGCAGGAGGAGCTGTTGCGTCGCGCCACCTCGAGAAGCGCGTCGAAAGCCTGCAGGCCTCCCATCTGGGGATGGATCAGCCGGTGCGCATTGTCGATCACGAGGGCCGAGTCGGCGACGGTCGACCCGGCTCGATTGGCGACCTGGCCGGCCTCGTCCAGGGTCGCCCCATCCTCGAGCCGCAGCGCGCGGGCGAGCTCCGCACGGAGCGCGTCGAGGCCGGCAATCGGGCAGTCGACCAGGGAGACGGCGGTCAGCGCGTCGCGTGCGCGCCGAAGGACGGTGCTCTTTCCGCTGCCGCGCTCGCCGATCACCACGTACACTCCTCCTCCGTCCGCCTTGATTCGTCGAAGGACCTTCTCTACGCTGTCGTCCTGGTCGACGAGGATCTTCCGAGGCGGCGCCTCAGGAGATAGCTTCTGGAAGAGCTCTTCGGGGAGGGGCTTCAAGGAGACGAGCGCTCCCTCCGCAGCCTTCTTCTTCAGACCGCGCCGGAAGAGGTACGCCAGCAGGCGACGGGTGGCGTCGAAGCGGCCCACCCACGCGCGTGCCGCGCGACTCGCCCCGTGGACGAAGAGGTAGGCGCCGCCCATGGCCGCAGCGGGAAGGCTGCTCCAGCCGGCCTGATGCGCGTCGACCCAGCGGAAGAACGCCCGTCGCGTGCGGAAGCGTGCCATGCGCTGAAAGATCACCTGGCGCCACCAGCGGATGATCACGAGGAAGACGGGGAGAACGGCGAACCAGCAGGTCGAGAAGACCCAGCTGTAGATCGTCCCCTTTCCGACGATTCTCTGGCTGATCGCCAGGATCAATCCGACCACCACCACCGTGCGCCCGGTGAGCCGGAGCGAGCGCAACCGGAGCGCCGAGGTGGCTGAGCGGGGCGCGCCGCGGGCCTCGACCTGCCCCGCGAGCGCGTCGATGCTGAGCACCGCGAGCGACCCGCCGAGGATCCAGCCCACCACCACGAAGAGGATCTCGACCTCGAACAGGTCCTTCGCCTCTGGCGGGAGGAACCACAGCAGAGTGAGGCCGAGGAGCAGCCATTCGAGCGGCCGGCGCACGTGAAGGAGGTACCGGATGCCTCGCGTGCGCCAGCTCTCCCCGGCGCGTCGTGCGTGCCGATCTCTCTCGTGCAGACGCTCGCGCGCGCCCTCGAGGACCGCTTCGGCGCGTCGACGCCACCAGAAGAGGGCGATGAAGCAAAACAACCACTTCACCGCGATCAGACTGACCGTGACCAGCGACTTGCTGCGCTCCGAGCCCTGGCCGCCCCGGATCGCCGCGAGCCATCTCAGGGTCGCCTGAAGATGATAGCGGAGCACCAGCGTCACTTGCCGGAGCTCGGCTCCTGCCTGCTCTCGGCCCACCTCGGAGAAGCCCGTGATCGCACTCCGCTTCGAGGCCGAGAGCTGGGGCAGCAGACGCAGCCGGGCGTCGTTCAGCGCGAGCATCTCGGCGTGGAGGCCGTGGACTCGCGCCCACCGGGCCCGCTCCGCGAGAACGCGCAGACGCCGGGCCGCCTTCTCCAGCGTCGCGCGCGTCTGACCCACCGACTGCCGATCGACGTCGACGGCGAGACCGGCGAGCCGATCGTCGCTCGCGCCGGGCACCTCTCGTCGCGGCGCGGCCAGCGCCGCCGCGACCTCTTCGCGGGTGGCACGCACCCAGGCGCGCAGGTTCGCGTAGAGTGCGTCGGCGCCGGCGCCATTCTTCCTGGTCTGCTCCAGTTCCCGCACCTCTCGCAGCAGAAGCAGCGTCTTGTCGGCTCGCTCTTTGAGAGCCTGGCTCTCGCGGGCGATCCGCCCCTCCAGCTCGGCCTGCTCGCGCGCGACGTCGAGCAGGCGTGCCCGCTCCTCCGCGACGAGGCGCTCGGCTTCGCTACGAGCCCTCCGCGCCATCGAGAGGGCGAGTTGGCGTTCCTCTGTCGCGGCCAGCGCACGTCGGTTCGCCGCGCTGATCTCGGCCGCCTCCTTGTTCGCCCCCGCGCCCCGTTGTCGCGCTGCATGGCGTCCAAGGAGCTCTTCCCGGCGCGCCCTGGGAAGCACCAGGAAATCCAGTCGCGCGCGGTCGAGCTCGACTCTGGCGGCCCAGAGTGAGGCCGGGAGGTCTCGCGGTAGCTCGTGCGGGGTCGCATCCGGAGGAGCACCGGCGTCACGGCGGCGATCGTGCCCTCGCCGCGGGCGCGCCCTCCGCGAAGGCCCGGCGACGGTGGCGTCGGAGATCCCGGCGTCCGCCGGGATGCGCGCGGCGTGCGCGAGGATCGTCCGAAGCCGCTCGGCCTCGACGCGGATCGCCGCCTCATCTCCCAGCGCCACCTCGAACAGGCTGGAGGGATCGACCGTCAGATCGAGCCGCTCGGCCATCAGGTCTCGGATGTGCCCCGTCAGCTTCCGTGTCGCCAAGACCCATGGAGACTCGGTCGGCTGCGAGGATGCACCCGCGGAGGCCTCGCCCGAGGTGCCGCCCCCGTCGCGTGGGCCCGCATCGCGTGCGCCTGCGTCGGGAGTGGGCACGGCTGGCCTGGGTTTGCCCGCTTCGGCCCGGGGACCCGGCTCTGGCCCCCCGTCCTCCGGCCGCTCGGCTCTCGCCGTGGCGGGCTCTCCCGAAGCTCCGAGGACGAGCACGACAGCGAAAAGGCGCGAGAGGCGGATGCTCGGGCGGGCGCGAGCGGCTCGAGCCTGGCCCGACTTCCCTCCGTCGCCGCCTCTGACCCGCATCTCCGCAGCCCCCTCTGGCGGCCCTTGGAGGGCCACCGTCCCTGAGGTTACACGGTTCCCCCGCCGTGTCACTCAGGTCGGCGGCGTCCCCGCCAGCAGCGTCTGCCTGAGCTCCACGGGCGCGAGCTGGAGGGTCTCCAGCGGCATCTCGACCCGCGCCGCCCGCAGCGCCTCAAGGAGTCGCTCACGCAGGGCGAAACGCTCCGCGATGTGCTGCTTCTCGTCGGCCAGCCAGACCCGAAACTGGAGTGCGAGGTTGTAGTCATTGACGGCGGTGACCACCATCTCCGCCGGAGGGGTGGTCAGGAACCGGGGGTCCGCGCCTACCAACTCCGAGAAGATCGCGCGTACCCGGCTCAGATCCTCTCTGGGACCGACCGTCATGTCGATGTCCAGTCTGAGACCGGGGAAGTTGGTGTAGGAGGCGACGGTGGTGTTCACCATGGCGGTGTTCGGGATCGCGAGCATCTTCCCGTCGGGGGTCACCACGCGGGTCGAGCGCAGCGTGATGTCCGTTACCCGTCCGTACTTTCCGTCGACCTCGATCAGATCCCCGACGACGAAGGGCCGGTCCCAGAAGATGAAGAGCCCGCTGATCACGTTCGACAGCGTGTCTCGCGCGGCGAAGCCGATGGTGAGGCCCACGATCCCGAGGCTCGCGACGAACGCGCCGGTGTTGATGCCCAGCTCGGACAGCGCCGTGACCAGGGCGAGGGTCATCATTCCCACGCGCGCGACGGTCCGGATGAAGGTCATCGCGGTGCGGTCCAGAGCCGCCTTGCGGGCGAGCAAGCGGCTCGCTCGGTCCACGAGCCGCCACAGGCCGTAGAAGACGGCCAGCACGATCGCCGCGATGATCATCTTGGGCAGGATCTTTGCAAGCCAGTCACCGACGGTGTCCGGGCCAAAACGGTCGACCAGTCGACTCAGGATCTGTCGCATTGCTCCTCCTCCTTCGCCCCGCGCGCTCGTCCAGCCGGCCCAGTGGCGGGGCCGTCCCGCAAGAGTCTCTCCTCCTCGTCCTCCGTGAGGAGCGGAGCCTCCGGAGTCTCGAACTCGGGCGTCTGGCTGCGGAAGAACAGC
Coding sequences within it:
- a CDS encoding mechanosensitive ion channel, whose translation is MKIARWTAALSATGLLAPATAYAQELPDLGKLAGAVRWGGVAFSVLIIVGAMIALRIVGNVSDRLAKRFTNRRPTVQKLESITRFIIVLTTAGIALGLSVRLESTAVTVIGGAMAFAVGFAMRDLVAAFIAGITILFDRPFQVGDRVGYAGQYGDIIRIGLRSVRMNTLDHNVITIPNNKILTDVTASGNYGALEMQVPMDFYVGIDQDVKRAAELIREACLVSMYVHLDRPVPVLAKQLIVENYFAVQLKARPYVFDCKYEKDFETDVHFRVLEAFAAHGILPPGVLHRRMTEGLSRAPAVRD
- a CDS encoding AAA family ATPase; protein product: MATRKLTGHIRDLMAERLDLTVDPSSLFEVALGDEAAIRVEAERLRTILAHAARIPADAGISDATVAGPSRRARPRRGHDRRRDAGAPPDATPHELPRDLPASLWAARVELDRARLDFLVLPRARREELLGRHAARQRGAGANKEAAEISAANRRALAATEERQLALSMARRARSEAERLVAEERARLLDVAREQAELEGRIARESQALKERADKTLLLLREVRELEQTRKNGAGADALYANLRAWVRATREEVAAALAAPRREVPGASDDRLAGLAVDVDRQSVGQTRATLEKAARRLRVLAERARWARVHGLHAEMLALNDARLRLLPQLSASKRSAITGFSEVGREQAGAELRQVTLVLRYHLQATLRWLAAIRGGQGSERSKSLVTVSLIAVKWLFCFIALFWWRRRAEAVLEGARERLHERDRHARRAGESWRTRGIRYLLHVRRPLEWLLLGLTLLWFLPPEAKDLFEVEILFVVVGWILGGSLAVLSIDALAGQVEARGAPRSATSALRLRSLRLTGRTVVVVGLILAISQRIVGKGTIYSWVFSTCWFAVLPVFLVIIRWWRQVIFQRMARFRTRRAFFRWVDAHQAGWSSLPAAAMGGAYLFVHGASRAARAWVGRFDATRRLLAYLFRRGLKKKAAEGALVSLKPLPEELFQKLSPEAPPRKILVDQDDSVEKVLRRIKADGGGVYVVIGERGSGKSTVLRRARDALTAVSLVDCPIAGLDALRAELARALRLEDGATLDEAGQVANRAGSTVADSALVIDNAHRLIHPQMGGLQAFDALLEVARRNSSSCAWVLALDATIWRFFLRARGERPTFDDVMTLPIWREPDVVALLQTRSREAGIEPRFDHLLEQLPGDADEIEREEALARTEASYYRMIWDYSAGNPGVALHMWRRSLGVDDEGTVFVKLFKAPDTVDLERLPDDVVFVLRSVLRLELALPADLVRATMLPDAQVASALRYGLARGYFEDLEGRYRVTWGWYRAVTRLLQRRHLLPASR
- a CDS encoding mechanosensitive ion channel family protein; its protein translation is MRQILSRLVDRFGPDTVGDWLAKILPKMIIAAIVLAVFYGLWRLVDRASRLLARKAALDRTAMTFIRTVARVGMMTLALVTALSELGINTGAFVASLGIVGLTIGFAARDTLSNVISGLFIFWDRPFVVGDLIEVDGKYGRVTDITLRSTRVVTPDGKMLAIPNTAMVNTTVASYTNFPGLRLDIDMTVGPREDLSRVRAIFSELVGADPRFLTTPPAEMVVTAVNDYNLALQFRVWLADEKQHIAERFALRERLLEALRAARVEMPLETLQLAPVELRQTLLAGTPPT